In the genome of Actinomadura graeca, one region contains:
- a CDS encoding ABC transporter ATP-binding protein: MLLEIEDIHVHYGKIAALKGITASVGQGEIVTLIGANGAGKTTTLKTISGLRPLTSGAIRFDGADISAMRGHKRVLAGIGQAPEGRGIFPGMTVEENLQMGAYARKDDPSKELAEVYELFPRLAERKSQAGGTMSGGEQQMLAIGRALMAKPKVLLLDEPSMGLAPMLVQQIFTIIQEINRRGVTVLLVEQNAQQALQIAHRAYVLETGRVVKSAPAADLLDDPEVRAAYLGGDLGAAAAGGGTAPPDDGAGPPEDAPLDAPGPGDTRPDGTPTGDTGKDPAG, translated from the coding sequence ATGCTTCTTGAGATCGAGGACATCCACGTCCACTACGGCAAGATCGCGGCGCTCAAGGGCATCACCGCCTCCGTCGGCCAGGGCGAGATCGTCACGCTGATCGGCGCGAACGGCGCCGGGAAGACGACCACGCTGAAGACGATCTCGGGGCTGCGGCCGCTCACGTCCGGGGCGATCCGCTTCGACGGCGCCGACATCAGCGCCATGCGGGGCCACAAGCGGGTCCTCGCGGGGATCGGGCAGGCACCGGAGGGCCGGGGGATCTTCCCCGGCATGACGGTGGAGGAGAACCTCCAGATGGGCGCCTACGCCCGCAAGGACGACCCCTCCAAGGAGCTCGCCGAGGTCTACGAGCTGTTCCCGCGGCTCGCCGAGCGCAAGTCGCAGGCCGGCGGCACGATGTCCGGCGGCGAGCAGCAGATGCTCGCGATCGGCCGGGCGCTGATGGCCAAGCCGAAGGTGCTCCTGCTGGACGAGCCGTCCATGGGCCTCGCGCCCATGCTCGTCCAGCAGATCTTCACGATCATCCAGGAGATCAACCGGCGCGGCGTCACCGTCCTGCTCGTCGAGCAGAACGCCCAGCAGGCCCTCCAGATCGCGCACCGCGCGTACGTGCTGGAGACCGGCAGGGTCGTGAAGTCGGCGCCCGCCGCCGACCTGCTGGACGACCCGGAGGTCCGCGCCGCCTACCTCGGCGGCGACCTCGGCGCCGCCGCGGCGGGGGGCGGCACGGCCCCGCCGGACGACGGCGCCGGACCGCCGGAGGACGCCCCGCTGGACGCCCCCGGCCCCGGTGACACCCGGCCGGACGGCACGCCCACCGGTGACACGGGCAAGGATCCCGCCGGGTAG
- a CDS encoding DUF4352 domain-containing protein, whose amino-acid sequence MPPRSVLAGAALVLSAAALAGCSGSGDGDARPGYRIPSERARESEIATEGKAGRSADMRFTVIGFREGITEVMGTHAAMGAHGTFTRIRLIAENTGRDIQVFDTWKQRLVTTDGAVHEPDVNATMIKRQPERLSVGAAMRCEFDVWFDVPRGARTKAVRLYGSPPVGAVGQPDPAEIPLP is encoded by the coding sequence ATGCCTCCACGTTCCGTCCTCGCGGGCGCGGCACTCGTCCTCTCCGCCGCCGCGCTGGCGGGCTGCTCCGGCTCCGGGGACGGCGACGCCCGCCCCGGCTACCGGATCCCGTCCGAGAGGGCGCGCGAATCGGAGATCGCCACGGAGGGCAAGGCGGGGCGCAGCGCCGACATGCGGTTCACGGTCATCGGGTTCCGCGAGGGGATCACCGAGGTGATGGGCACCCACGCCGCCATGGGGGCGCATGGCACCTTCACCCGGATCCGGCTGATCGCGGAGAACACGGGCCGCGACATCCAGGTCTTCGACACCTGGAAGCAGCGCCTCGTCACCACCGACGGCGCGGTCCACGAGCCGGACGTCAACGCCACGATGATCAAGCGGCAGCCCGAGCGGCTGTCGGTGGGCGCGGCGATGCGCTGCGAGTTCGACGTGTGGTTCGACGTGCCGCGCGGCGCGCGGACCAAGGCCGTCCGCCTCTACGGCTCACCGCCGGTGGGCGCGGTCGGCCAACCGGACCCGGCCGAGATCCCGCTCCCCTGA